The following proteins are co-located in the Gorilla gorilla gorilla isolate KB3781 chromosome 18, NHGRI_mGorGor1-v2.1_pri, whole genome shotgun sequence genome:
- the ZFP90 gene encoding zinc finger protein 90 homolog isoform X4, whose translation MAPRPPTAAPQESVTFKDVSVDFTQEEWYHVDPAQRSLYRDVMLENYSHLVSLGYQVSKPEVIFKLEQGEEPWISEGEIQRPFYPAVYFNRKE comes from the exons ATGGCCCCGAGGCCTCCGACCGCCGCGCCCCAG GAATCAGTGACATTCAAAGATGTGTCTGTGGACTTCACCCAGGAAGAATGGTACCATGTGGACCCTGCTCAGAGGAGCTTATACAGGGATGTGATGCTGGAGAACTATAGCCACCTGGTTTCTCTTG GATATCAAGTTTCCAAGCCAGAGGTGATCTTCAAATTGGAGCAAGGAGAAGAGCCATGGATATCAGAGGGAGAAATCCAACGACCTTTCTATCCAG